The following is a genomic window from Armatimonadota bacterium.
CACGCACACGCTGTCGCCGACGCGCAGCCGCGGCGCGGTCTGCGGCGCGGCAACCGTGACATTGAGCCCCTGTGCCGCGCGAGCAATCGTGCGAACCGCCCCGACCTCAGTTATGATGCCCGTGAACATGATGCGTCGTGCCTCTTCGTCGGAGCCGGGCTCTGCCCCCGTTCGCCAATTCGGCCCGTACCGATCATGATAACCTGCACACGGCGCTGATGCCGGCGAAGGGCTCACCCCGACGCCCGCTTACGCACTGTGCAGGTATCCCTCTATGACAAGATCCTCCCCAATGCGGCGACAGCGCATGTCGGCGACCGGCCACGCCTCCGCGATCGCCTCGACGCCGCGCCCTGCCACCGCCGTCGGCGCCTCGGCCCCGCCGATGATCTTCGGCGCGATGAAGACGACGATCTTGTCCCCCAGATCCTGCTCGATGAACGAGGCAACCAGTTCGCCCCCGCCTTCGACGAGCAAGGCGGCGACCTCCCGCCGCCCCAGCTCCTCCAGCAGCGCGGCGAGATCCACACGCCCCTCGCGACTCGGCAACGCGATGACCTCGGCGCCCTCTCTGCGCAGCGCCTCGACGGCTTCGCCGCGCGCGCGGTCGGTGACCGCGATGAGCCCCGGCGGGTCGCCGCCATGGATAACCTTGGCGCTGCGCGGCGTGCGCGCCTCGCTGTCGACGACGACGCGCAGCGGCTGGCGACGGGCGCGTCCGTGCCGCACCGTCAGCGCCGGGTTGTCGGCGAGCACGGTGCCGATCCCCACCATCACCGCATTGCTGTTGCGCCGCATGCGGTGTGCCATCGCGCGCGCGCGCTCCCCCGTGATCCACCGCGATTCGCCGGTACTCGTCGCGATCTTTCCGTCCAAGCTCATCGCGATCTTGAGTGTGACGAAAGGCCGACCGGTCGTCATGTATTTCCGATAGGCCTCGTTGAGGCGGTTCTCCTGCTCTCGCAGCAGCCCGGCCTCGACCTCGATCCCCGCCTGGCGCAGCGCCTCGATCCCCGCCCCCGCGACCTTCGGGTTGGGGTCCTCCGAGGCGACGACCACTCGCGCCAAGCTCGCCTCGCACACCCTCGGCGCGCACGGCGGCGTCCGGCCGTGATGGGTGCATGGTTCGAGGGTCAGATACATCATCGCCCCGCGCGCCTTTTCCCCCGCCTGTTCGAGGGCGACGAT
Proteins encoded in this region:
- the ribD gene encoding bifunctional diaminohydroxyphosphoribosylaminopyrimidine deaminase/5-amino-6-(5-phosphoribosylamino)uracil reductase RibD — protein: MPTTDADERLMSQALRLALRGQGEASPNPMVGAVIVSGEAVVGAGYHRGPGTKHAEIVALEQAGEKARGAMMYLTLEPCTHHGRTPPCAPRVCEASLARVVVASEDPNPKVAGAGIEALRQAGIEVEAGLLREQENRLNEAYRKYMTTGRPFVTLKIAMSLDGKIATSTGESRWITGERARAMAHRMRRNSNAVMVGIGTVLADNPALTVRHGRARRQPLRVVVDSEARTPRSAKVIHGGDPPGLIAVTDRARGEAVEALRREGAEVIALPSREGRVDLAALLEELGRREVAALLVEGGGELVASFIEQDLGDKIVVFIAPKIIGGAEAPTAVAGRGVEAIAEAWPVADMRCRRIGEDLVIEGYLHSA